In Nasonia vitripennis strain AsymCx chromosome 2, Nvit_psr_1.1, whole genome shotgun sequence, a genomic segment contains:
- the LOC116416388 gene encoding uncharacterized protein LOC116416388 gives MGSGKIFVLFAVRKGTSVGHVRNKHFMTNVLRTSAEGLSRHSRSDAHNIANFDVDDAARGIRIHHEDWPFIAGNVNANLERSDFLAVNRIARLLFYSAVHGIQNTRTQQLGDAAERLLSGRLQINLRSPHILRLTVDVSVNIDSPDRKALLVDVSRIKEELICDEIKKPIVIATYAKYNVQGLSRFTCHSAFEFEKPCITYVQVYNPNAHLIKVKRMGRLISYIISGGYSQTFCRKFKKLNRLYRDARGQLADMRAFIEKLKEGVDLRVEEQWAATPFEELRAKLDSLGDLNFCTERLISQQRIVALNVEWPDYVQESVGRHLSVLEEAFQSVANDQLSLTCRQVVRFHEAETCLKVFIDPQLYENYDYGYSVKLRNCGNIKTAVICREVFVPVDLASVVDDSDGLVGVVDEEQPRYWYVQRHQRHSQRRPRPPRSTRNYGRPLPPLRRLSNLPGIRGISKFAKYYVSLGKKAAHGTKEIVQTLQILLKCFEDDLEASPVRTEEEKKLQFLFKLLGALGRRFHAVPNSDVSVPKPLLAFRENTVNAFFVNAKERGAMCRRRIDEHCAAADVLNAILQPSTMVGALTAQAAKIPSSRRNQSFVRLLKTWIKDNVEVFPLALLTKKGGHQHYMWQRVVQPGQLVSQPVIQETRVLKRMRNLKQGASYFSRCAGIVQFRRDLPLSLEQKMDVRQPQIRVEHLGHHRVPFIKDAVITIMTAYMINDLRRLAAEPPTTTDDEIAQAVRLMGPCWPGALGGFRAFPRASSALSTPRRPSRKQTSKLRYVDSWLTTATRAQGSIVKDGYLLKRYSARSWSRRAASVG, from the exons ATGGGTTCTGGCAAGATCTTTGTCTTGTTCGCTGTCCGCAAGGGAACGTCCGTCGGTCATGTGCGGAATAAGCACTTCATGACAAACGTGCTGCGAACATCCGCGGAAGGACTGAGTCGGCACTCGAGAAGCGATGCGCACAATATTGCGAATTTCGATGTCGACGATGCTGCTCGTGGGATAAGAATCCACCACGAGGATTGGCCCTTTATTGCTGGCAACGTAAACGCCAATCTCGAAAGGTCGGATTTTCTGGCAGTCAACAGGATTGCGCGGCTCCTGTTTTATTCTGCCGTCCACGGCATCCAGAACACGAGGACGCAGCAGCTGGGGGACGCCGCTGAGAGACTGCTCAGTGGTAGGCTTCAGATAAACTTACGGAGCCCGCACATCCTCCGACTTACGGTGGATGTGTCCGTAAATATTGACTCGCCGGACAGAAAAGCTCTCCTCGTGGATGTGTCGCGCATCAAGGAGGAGCTGATCTGCGACGAGATCAAGAAGCCAATCGTCATCGCGACGTACGCCAAGTACAACGTACAGGGGTTATCCCGATTTAC atgCCATTCGGCGTTCGAATTTGAGAAACCCTGTATTACGTACGTTCAAGTGTACAATCCGAACGCGCACCTAATTAAGGTGAAGCGAATGGGGCGTTTAATTTCCTACATTATTTCTGGTGGCTATTCCCAGAC CTTTTGTaggaaattcaaaaaattgaaCAGGCTTTACCGCGATGCGAGGGGGCAGCTTGCCGACATGCGGGCTTTTATCGAAAAGCTCAAGGAGGGTGTCGATTTGCGCGTAGAGGAGCAGTGGGCCGCGACGCCGTTTGAAGAGTTGAGGGCCAAGCTAGATAGCTTGGGAGACCTCAATTTCTGCACTGAACGACTGATTAGCCAACAGCGCATCGTTGCCTTGAACGTAGAGTGGCCAGACTATGTTCAGGAGTCAGTTGGCCGGCATCTCAGTGTCCTCGAGGAGGCGTTTCAGAGCGTCGCCAATGACCAGCTTTCTCTGACGTGCAGACAAGTC GTGCGTTTTCACGAAGCGGAGACCTGCCTCAAAGTTTTTATAGATCCGCAGTTATATGAGAATTATGACTATGGTTATAGCGTAAAGCTCCGAAATTGCGGAAATATAAAGACTGCTGTCATCTGTCGGGAGGTTTTCGTACCGGTAGATCTGGCGTCCGTCGTCGATGACTCAGATGGTCTCGTCGGTGTCGTTGATGAAGAACAGCCACGTTACTGGTACGTTCAGCGGCATCAACGACACTCGCAACGTCGACCACGACCACCAAGAAGTACACGCAACTACGGGCGTCCTCTTCCGCCGCTAAGGAGGCTTAGCAACTTGCCCGGGATACGTGGGATTAGCAAATTTGCTAAATATTACGTATCCTTGGGCAAGAAAGCGGCCCATGGGACCAAGGAGATCGTCCAGACACTGCAGATACTCCTCAAATGCTTTGAGGACGATCTTGAAGCGTCGCCGGTTAGGACGGAGGAAGAGAAGAAGCTGCAGTTTTTGTTTAAGCTACTGGGTGCGCTCGGACGACGGTTTCACGCCGTTCCTAATTCGGATGTCAGTGTTCCAAAGCCCCTCTTGGCGTTTCGTGAGAACACCGTCAACGCCTTTTTTGTCAACGCCAAGGAGAGAGGTGCAATGTGCAGGCGACGCATTGATGAGCATTGTGCTGCGGCCGATGTTCTGAATGCGATTCTGCAGCCCTCGACAATGGTGGGAGCTCTCACGGCGCAGGCAGCGAAAATTCCGTCGAGCCGGAGGAACCAGTCGTTCGTCAGATTGCTAAAAACTTGGATTAAGGACAACGTGGAGGTGTTCCCCCTTGCACTTCTGACAAAGAAAGGGGGCCACCAGCATTACATGTGGCAGCGGGTAGTGCAACCAGGGCAGCTCGTCTCTCAGCCCGTTATTCAAGAGACACGCGTGCTGAAGAGAATGAGGAACCTTAAACAAGGCGCGTCCTATTTCTCCCGCTGCGCAGGAATCGTGCAGTTTCGAAGGGACCTGCCCCTCAGTCTGGAGCAGAAGATGGACGTTCGTCAGCCGCAGATAAGGGTGGAGCACCTAGGCCATCATCGCGTTCCATTCATTAAGGACGCGGTGATCACCATCATGACCGCATACATGATAAACGATCTACGTCGACTAGCAGCCGAGCCCCCGACGACTACCGACGACGAGATCGCGCAAGCGGTGCGGCTGATGGGACCATGCTGGCCAGGTGCGCTAGGCGGCTTCAGGGCTTTCCCGAGAGCGTCATCGGCGCTCTCTACCCCGAGACGGCCTTCAAGGAAGCAAACGTCGAAGCTGCGATACGTCGACTCGTG GCTCACAACGGCCACTCGCGCGCAAGGATCGATCGTGAAAGACGGGTACTTGCTCAAGCGCTACTCCGCGAGATCATGGAGCCGACGAGCTGCATCGGTAGGCTGA
- the LOC100679640 gene encoding transmembrane protein 70 homolog, mitochondrial, with product MSTFFRMLLVNRASSSRATSTHLKFHVNYLPKRSLLVASRCSECRCKAFQHQRTSYNAQTSLRAISSSNDNGKQVIYTGLLCSNIRRIKLFSLSTSIIGLAVQPVVYQKALLAGTTTKFTLPAFALIGLLALATPPLLHIITKRYVLSVEYDATKDMYTATTYNLLCIRKKIEFTPEDVTIPTVLGMFTTCAIRGKPVFLDAKSFTDQSHYKRIMGYDKPVDLLVDKDVNSNENCSKKIN from the exons ATGTCGACATTCTTTCGTATGCTACTCGTAAACAGGGCAAGTTCCTCTCGCGCGACGTCGACCCACCTCAAGTTTCACGTTAATTATTTGCCCAAGCGCAGCCTACTCGTGGCGAGCCGTTGCTCCGAATGTAGATGTAAG GCTTTCCAGCACCAGCGAACAAGTTACAATGCACAAACTTCATTAAGAGCGATAAGCAGCAGCAATGATAATGGAAAGCAAGTCATTTATACAGGACTGTTGTGCAGTAATATACGCAGAATCAAGCTCTTTTCACTTTCTACTTCAATCATTGGCTTGGCTGTTCAACCTGTTGTTTATCAAAAAGCTCTTTTGGCTGGTACTACAACCAAGTTCACGTTACCAGCATTTGCCTTGATTGGTCTGTTGGCTCTTGCGACTCCTCCACTGCTGCATATAATTACAAAGAGATATGTACTCAGTGTTGAATACGATGCCACAAAAGACATGTATACAGCGACAACTTATAATTTGTTGTGCATtcggaaaaaaattgaatttactcCAGAGGATGTTACAATACCAACAGTCCTTGGAATGTTTACAACATGCGCTATAAGAGGAAAACCTGTGTTTTTAGATGCTAAAAGTTTTACAGATCAAAGTCACTATAAAAGGATTATGGGCTATGACAAGCCGGTAGATCTTCTAGTTGACAAAGATGTAAATAGTAATGAAAATTGTTCCAAGAAAATCAATTAA
- the LOC100679544 gene encoding fatty acyl-CoA reductase 1 — MWEDKNVNSEKVQGSKNTANKLHNKIEDRGRQQLCAYTFTETPSLHLLLAVPLSSLGFRERLLPCENSVEDQYSAGAHTPSSSVTDFAIMSSSRLTEFYDKREILLTGVTSELGSNLLEKLLRSFPDVKVHVVLRSRNGMNQTDRVKKRLYGSAGYERLRQDGANAMDRLEVYEGNLLYDELGLTSQVQEALVNVSIAFHAAGPLEKLLEFCSSSRHLSNLQAVVVAADIFRCAEDQVLESGTMDGEPTAFRLMQTTARRHLPLCCVRFPALGPAYREPMPGFLNALTGATALMVGAGHMLGRSDLPAEIIPMDIATNTLIAAAWDLEKHIMPDGIAVYNASTINCTWAELVKKGDRASQKFPYPSFSVRGITSSAFLHWIIVLLFEWLPSLLCDAILYVFARKQRLTAEHARIRKVLKSFEPVVSRPLTVQRRKINDIQNSLSIQDQESFSLRADNIDIEAYVLCAAAATRKYCVDEGNLNFNLKIVTFFMPTVLAIFVLSLSYYYCFLL; from the exons ATGTGGGAGGATAAAAATGTCAACTCTGAGAAAGTACAAGGCAGCAAAAACACGGCGAACAAACTGCATAATAAGATAGAGGATCGCGGCCGGCAGCAGCTATGCGCGTATACTTTCACGGAGACCCCCTCCCTGCACCTCTTACTGGCTGTTCCGCTCTCTTCTTTGGGCTTTCGAGAACGCCTGTTGCCCTGCGAGAATAGCGTGGAGGATCAGTATAGCGCTGGCGCGCACACACCGTCTTCGTCCGTAACAGATTTCGCGATCATGTCGTCCTCCCGGCTCACCGAGTTCTATGACAAACGCGAGATCCTCTTGACAGGAGTGACTAGCGAGCTCGGGAGTAATTTGCTCGAAAAGCTGCTCAGATCGTTTCCAGATGTTAAAGTGCACGTGGTACTCAGATCTCGAAACGGAATGAATCAGACCGATCGCGTGAAGAAAAGACTTTACGGCTCAGCTGG GTATGAGCGATTACGCCAGGACGGGGCCAATGCGATGGATCGGCTCGAGGTTTACGAGGGCAACCTGCTCTATGACGAGTTAGGCCTAACTAGCCAAGTCCAGGAGGCACTGGTCAACGTGAGTATTGCCTTTCACGCGGCCGGACCATTGGAGAAACTTCTCGAgttctgcagcagcagtcgacACTTGTCCAATTTGCAAGCGGTCGTCGTGGCCGCCGATATATTCAG ATGTGCAGAGGACCAAGTACTCGAGAGCGGAACTATGGACGGCGAGCCTACTGCCTTCCGCCTAATGCAGACTACTGCTCGGCGACATCTGCCATTGTGCTGTGTTCGATTTCCGGCACTGGGACCGGCGTATCGAGAACCAATGCCAGGTTTCCTCAACGCGCTTACAGGAGCGACGGCTTTGATGGTAGGAGCAGGCCACATGCTCGGCCGCTCAGATCTACCTGCCGAAATCATTCCTATGGACATAGCTACCAATACGCTCATCGCTGCCGCTTGGGACTTGGAAAAACA caTCATGCCCGATGGAATAGCTGTTTATAATGCCTCGACAATCAATTGTACTTGGGCTGAGCTCGTCAAGAAAGGTGACCGAGCAAGCCAAAAATTTCCATATCCATCCTTTAGTGTGCGAGGCATAACGTCCTCAGCCTTCTTACATTGGATTATTGTCCTTCTTTTCGAGTGGCTCCCATCTCTCTTGTGCGACGCCATACTCTACGTATTTGCTCGAAAGCAAAG GCTCACAGCGGAACACGCTCGGATTCGTAAGGTGCTGAAAAGCTTTGAACCCGTGGTTTCGCGTCCACTGACGGTGCAGCGTCGGAAAATAAACGATATACAAAACAGCTTATCAATTCAAGATCAAGAATCCTTTTCTCTACGAGCCGACAACATTGACATCGAAGCGTATGTATTGTGTGCTGCTGCAGCAACGAGAAAATATTGCGTCGACGAGggcaatttaaattttaatcttaaGATCGTGACGTTCTTTATGCCGACTGTTTtagctatttttgttttgagtTTGAGCTAttactattgttttttacTCTAG
- the LOC100114703 gene encoding zwei Ig domain protein zig-8 codes for MNAIKRFVHYKVLGRRAMSTFGFVKVLVTIIVCFVASASSLRNFRTDFLEEWPTPGTGPHFDTAMASNFTGLVGKTVHLVCKVKNLGNRTVSWVRHRDIHLLTVGRYTYTSDQRFEALHSPHTEEWTLKIRYPQRKDSGIYECQISTTPPIGHPVYLTIVEPETIIVGAPDLFVNKGSTINLTCLVRYAPEPPPKMTWSLNTEEINFDSPRGGISLVTEKGPETTSRLMIQRAVPSDSGIYTCQPSNANPNSIKVHVVKEEHPAAMHHGDGSSTSTGPTQTLRLYSSLLVSIIANVMFSIIE; via the exons ATGAATGCGATTAAACGATTCGTCCATTACAAGGTACTCGGAAGAAGAGCGATGTCTACTTTTGGCTTCGTCAAAGTCCTCGTTACCATTATAGTTTGTTTTG TTGCATCCGCCAGCAGTCTGCGAAACTTTCGCACGGATTTTTTGGAGGAATGGCCCACACCTGGCACAGGGCCGCATTTCGATACGGCGATGGCATCGAACTTTACCGGATTAGTCGGCAAGACTGTGCATCTCGTGTGCAAAGTCAAAAACCTGGGAAACCGAACA GTGTCGTGGGTGAGGCATCGAGATATTCACCTGCTGACAGTTGGACGATATACGTATACGAGTGACCAACGCTTCGAAGCTCTCCATTCGCCGCATACCGAGGAATGGACACTCAAGATTCGATACCCACAGCGCAAAGATTCTGGCATATACGAATGCCAGATTTCCACCACACCGCCCATCGGCCACCCAGTTTATCTCACCATAGTTG AACCAGAAACCATCATTGTCGGTGCGCCGGATTTATTCGTCAACAAGGGTAGCACCATCAATCTCACATGCCTCGTGAGATACGCTCCCGAGCCGCCGCCAAAAATGACCTGGAGTCTGAATACAGAG GAAATCAATTTCGACTCACCGCGGGGAGGCATCAGCCTCGTGACGGAGAAGGGCCCGGAAACCACGAGTCGACTGATGATTCAGCGCGCGGTGCCCAGCGATTCTGGTATCTATACCTGCCAGCCGAGTAATGCCAATCCAAACAGCATAAAAGTACACGTGGTCAAGG AAGAGCATCCGGCAGCCATGCATCACGGAGACGGCAGCAGTACGTCCACGGGCCCTACGCAAACTCTACGGTTATATTCGTCGTTGCTAGTATCAATAATAGCCAATGTCATGTTTTCTATCATTGAATGA
- the LOC100114778 gene encoding ethanolaminephosphotransferase 1 isoform X1 — MRLEVEYLSQEHLAGFENYKYSSLDTSPLSIYVMHPFWNKVVQFCPKWVAPNALTFSGFLFTVVNFVIFSRYDYYFFASSDDQTQYPAIPKWIFALAAFNIFMAYTLDGIDGKQARRTQTSGPLGELFDHGLDSWTAMLITSCMYSVFGRTEHSVSPLRMYFILWNVFVNFYLSHWEKYNTGVLFLPWGYDASMVATIVVFILTSFAGHAAWKFDLPGGLSAGSMFEMLLYVSALVSNLPVVLWNIYKSYRDKTGKMRTLPEALRPLIPLTILFAIATTWVIYSPNKIIYADPRIIYFAVGTIFSNICCRLIVAQMSNTRCEILPWILVPVAGTAVFAYIIPKLELQLMYILAAIALAAHVHYGTCVVRQMCRHFRIHTFRIKNHSE; from the exons ATGCGCCTGGAAGTTGAGTATTTGTCACAGGAGCACCTGGCAGGCTTCGAAAACTATAAA tACAGCTCGCTAGACACGAGCCCGCTCAGCATTTATGTTATGCACCCATTCTGGAACAAAGTAGTTCAG TTTTGTCCAAAATGGGTTGCTCCAAACGCATTGACCTTTTCAGGCTTCCTATTTACTGTTGTGAATTTTGTCATATTCTCAAGGTACGATTACTATTTCTTTGCCTCGAGTGACGATCAGACGCAATATCCTGCCATTCCAAAATGGATTTTTGCTCTCGCCGCATTCAATATATTTATGGCCTACACACTAG ATGGAATTGATGGGAAACAAGCGAGAAGAACTCAAACATCTGGCCCTCTAGGAGAATTGTTTGATCATGGTCTCGATAGCTGGACTGCCATGTTAATAACCAGTTGCATGTACTCTGTGTTTGGAAGGACTGAACATAGTGTGTCACCTTTAAGAATGTACTTTATATTGTGGAATGTATTTGTCAATTTTTATCTCAGTCATTGGGAAAAGTACAACACAGGAGTGCTTTTCTTGCCATGGGGATACGACGCATCAATGGTGGCAACCATAGTGGTCTTCATTTTAACAAGTTTTGCTGGACATGCGGCATGGAAATTTGATTTACCAGGTGGACTTTCAGCCGGTTCAATGTTTGAAATGCTCCTTTATGTCAGTGCACTTGTATCAAATTTACCAGTTGTACTATGGAATATTTACAA ATCGTATAGAGACAAAACTGGAAAAATGCGGACTTTGCCAGAAGCGCTGAGACCACTAATACCATTAACAATTCTCTTTGCGATTGCCACCACCTGGGTGATTTATTCTcctaataaaataatctaTGCAGATCCGAGAATTATTTACTTTGCTGTTGGAACTATATTCTCCAATATATGT TGTCGTTTGATAGTGGCACAAATGAGCAACACTAGGTGCGAAATACTACCGTGGATACTCGTTCCTGTTGCTGGTACAGCAGTTTTTGCCTACATCATACCAAAATTAGAATTGCAACTCATGTACATACTCGCTGCGATCGCCTTAGCAGCTCACGTACATTATGGAACATGTGTT GTACGTCAAATGTGTCGTCATTTCCGAATCCATACATTCCgcataaaaaatcattcagAATGA
- the LOC100114743 gene encoding zwei Ig domain protein zig-8 yields MCWRRKIKNGQFIHAMIITIVYAAAMRKAAAETYRNFETDFLQELPTPESGPYFETKGSAALNVTGLVGKTVHLVCRVKNLGNRTVSWIRHRDIHLLTVGRYTYTSDQRFEALHAPHSEEWTLRIRYPQRKDSGTYECQISTTPPIGHPVSLTIVEPITEIAGATDLFINRGSTINLTCLVKNAPEPPITMIWSHNRQAINFDSPRGGISLITEKGPVTSSRLLIQKAIQKDSGLYTCTPSNAHPNSVRVHILNEEHPAAMHHGTAGDKISSDLILLEALLLGMLSQMQCPRGY; encoded by the exons ATGTGCTggcgaagaaaaattaaaaatgggCAATTTATACATGCGATGATAATCACTATCGTGTATGCGGCTGCTATGCGTA aagcagcagcagaaacGTATCGCAATTTCGAAACGGATTTCCTGCAGGAATTGCCAACGCCAGAATCTGGCCCGTATTTCGAGACAAAGGGATCTGCAGCACTCAATGTTACAGGTCTTGTCGGTAAGACCGTGCACTTGGTCTGCAGGGTGAAAAATCTTGGCAATCGTACG GTTTCCTGGATAAGGCATCGCGACATTCACTTACTTACAGTTGGTCGTTACACATATACCAGTGATCAGCGTTTCGAAGCGCTTCATGCACCGCACAGCGAAGAATGGACTCTTCGGATACGATACCCACAACGTAAAGATAGTGGAACTTATGAGTGTCAGATATCGACAACGCCCCCAATAGGCCATCCCGTATCTCTGACCATCgttg AACCTATTACAGAAATCGCCGGCGCCACGGATCTTTTCATCAACAGAGGTAGCACTATCAATCTCACTTGCTTGGTGAAAAACGCGCCTGAACCACCCATCACGATGATTTGGAGTCACAATCGACAGGCGATAAATTTTGACTCTCCTAGAGGGGGCATTAGCTTAATTACGGAAAAGGGGCCCGTAACTTCCAGCCGTTTACTCATTCAAAAGGCGATCCAAAAAGATTCTGGGCTATACACTTGCACTCCAAGTAACGCCCATCCCAACAGCGTGAGGGTGCATATATTAAATG AAGAACATCCGGCTGCAATGCATCACGGGACGGCCGGTGACAAGATATCGAGCGACTTAATACTTCTGGAGGCCCTCTTACTTGGAATGCTTTCACAAATGCAGTGCCCAAGAGGGTATTGA
- the LOC100114778 gene encoding ethanolaminephosphotransferase 1 isoform X2 encodes MHPFWNKVVQFCPKWVAPNALTFSGFLFTVVNFVIFSRYDYYFFASSDDQTQYPAIPKWIFALAAFNIFMAYTLDGIDGKQARRTQTSGPLGELFDHGLDSWTAMLITSCMYSVFGRTEHSVSPLRMYFILWNVFVNFYLSHWEKYNTGVLFLPWGYDASMVATIVVFILTSFAGHAAWKFDLPGGLSAGSMFEMLLYVSALVSNLPVVLWNIYKSYRDKTGKMRTLPEALRPLIPLTILFAIATTWVIYSPNKIIYADPRIIYFAVGTIFSNICCRLIVAQMSNTRCEILPWILVPVAGTAVFAYIIPKLELQLMYILAAIALAAHVHYGTCVVRQMCRHFRIHTFRIKNHSE; translated from the exons ATGCACCCATTCTGGAACAAAGTAGTTCAG TTTTGTCCAAAATGGGTTGCTCCAAACGCATTGACCTTTTCAGGCTTCCTATTTACTGTTGTGAATTTTGTCATATTCTCAAGGTACGATTACTATTTCTTTGCCTCGAGTGACGATCAGACGCAATATCCTGCCATTCCAAAATGGATTTTTGCTCTCGCCGCATTCAATATATTTATGGCCTACACACTAG ATGGAATTGATGGGAAACAAGCGAGAAGAACTCAAACATCTGGCCCTCTAGGAGAATTGTTTGATCATGGTCTCGATAGCTGGACTGCCATGTTAATAACCAGTTGCATGTACTCTGTGTTTGGAAGGACTGAACATAGTGTGTCACCTTTAAGAATGTACTTTATATTGTGGAATGTATTTGTCAATTTTTATCTCAGTCATTGGGAAAAGTACAACACAGGAGTGCTTTTCTTGCCATGGGGATACGACGCATCAATGGTGGCAACCATAGTGGTCTTCATTTTAACAAGTTTTGCTGGACATGCGGCATGGAAATTTGATTTACCAGGTGGACTTTCAGCCGGTTCAATGTTTGAAATGCTCCTTTATGTCAGTGCACTTGTATCAAATTTACCAGTTGTACTATGGAATATTTACAA ATCGTATAGAGACAAAACTGGAAAAATGCGGACTTTGCCAGAAGCGCTGAGACCACTAATACCATTAACAATTCTCTTTGCGATTGCCACCACCTGGGTGATTTATTCTcctaataaaataatctaTGCAGATCCGAGAATTATTTACTTTGCTGTTGGAACTATATTCTCCAATATATGT TGTCGTTTGATAGTGGCACAAATGAGCAACACTAGGTGCGAAATACTACCGTGGATACTCGTTCCTGTTGCTGGTACAGCAGTTTTTGCCTACATCATACCAAAATTAGAATTGCAACTCATGTACATACTCGCTGCGATCGCCTTAGCAGCTCACGTACATTATGGAACATGTGTT GTACGTCAAATGTGTCGTCATTTCCGAATCCATACATTCCgcataaaaaatcattcagAATGA